The stretch of DNA CTTAGATTGACCTGACTGTGCTAGAGACGGTCACTCTTTCTTCTGCACCCACACTGCCCTTGGAAGTCGCAGACAACACActtccaggaagcctcccctgCGTTCCGAGTGGGGACATGTGACCCTCCTGCTCCTCTAACATTAGGACCACGGGATGATTTGAGGTCCAACTGGGCCCTCGCCAATAAAGGGGACACTAAGGCCACTGGGCCACAGCCATGAACTGGGAGCGCTGAGGGCAAGCTGGGACAAATGGCGGCTCCCCAGCGTTTCTGTACACCACGTGCACCCTCAGCACACTGTCTTTGAATTGTGTTTATGTCTGTGTCTTCTCCAGACGTCAAGCTCTCTGGGGACAGGGGTCATAGCATGGTGGGTCCACATCTTGAGCCCTAGGCCCAGTGCCCAGCATGGAGCTAACTTAGTGATGTTTGTGAACccaaaggggagggagagggcctGGAGCACTGGACTCTGCTGTGAGAAAACCTGGGCCCCTCTTCTGATGATCTGCTCAGCTTTCAGGTCAGTGGTCAGGACAAGAGTGGAGAGGAAGCTTCCATAATCCAGGACCAGCCTGGTCTGATTCCAGTTAGCTGCACTCTGTCTTCGCcacatcatttattcatttgaccACATCTCTTTCAAtggtccatccatccatccatccatccatccatccatccatccacccacccacccatccacccacccacccatccatccatccatccacccacccacccatccatccatccatccatccatccatccatccacttatccatccatccatccatccatccatccatccatccatccatccatccacttagcCATCCATCCACTTGTCCATCCATTTGACAACAACTCATCAAGCCGCTTTACCTGCCAGTCCCAGGGAGACAGCAGCAAGTCAGCTGCTGGCTCtgtgccctcatggagctcatcTTCTAGGGAGACACAGACACTAAAGAGGCAAACACAGGAGCGAATAAGCAGGGATGGGAAGCACATGACACATTGGACTGTGCTGGCTAGGGGTGGGGGCTGCTTGGGCACAGTGGTCACCGTGGGTGCTGACAGGGCAGGTGCACACTAGAGGAGCTGAGAATTCAGCTTCTGCTGCCAGGAAGCCCTGGGCATCACAGAGCAGGACAGACAGTCACAAGGACAGGCCCCTGAAGGTTGGGCAAGACAGTGATAGGGGCAGGGACAGCAGAAGGCAGCGAGGTGGGTGTGCCAAGGTCAGGGCGGGCGGGACACACCTGGAGGTCTGCAGAGGTGGGCCAGGTGATTCATTTGGCCTTGAAGGTTTGGGCGGGCCGCCCTCTGTGGAGACCTGGATCCCTGCCATCCGGGCAAGGAGACCTTGCCCTGATGTCTCTCACAGACCTGGGCTCAGAGCAGTCAGGTGACACGCTGGAGGTCACTCAGCCCGAGAAGAGCGGGCAGGACCGGAGCGAAGCTCCATCTGGGCTGTAGTCCAGCTTTTGCGGCTGCCTGGACCCAGACCAGCCCAGGGCAACCTTGTCCTTCCATGTGGCTGTAGCTTCTCCAGGTACAGAATTCGACCTGGTTGTCTTTGGGCTCAGCAGTGGGTGCCGGGGCAGAAGCCCCTCGCTCTCCATCTGTCTAGACTGGGCTGTTTGTCATGCGCCCCAGACACCATCAGCAGCCAGCCGCCTTCCTGTCCTGCTGCACACAGATGGATGGCCCCATAGGGGGCCCTGCAGCTATTTCCTGGGCTGGGAGGATGGGACAGATCCTGTAGGTTTCACCTCTGAAACTGTCCCCACCCTTATCCCATTTCCAGGTCTTTCAGGAAGGAGGCCACACAGCTCCTGGGGTCTTGTGTGAAGTGTCACAAGAATGAACAACCCTTCCCACCCTGCCCTCAAAGCCTAAGCCTCCCCCTGCCACCAGGGCTCAGGCTTTCCCGTCCCCCTGAGCCCCCCAGATGGCCTTTAGACCAACAGTGCTCACACTCCCGTCCCTCTGAGCCCCCCAGATGGCCTTCAGACCAACAGTGCCCACACTCCCATCCTCCTGAGCCCCCCAGATGGCCTTCAGACCAACAGTGCCCACACTCCCTGCTGAGCTTCCAGTCCTGAGAGCACGGTCTAGGGAGAACTGGCAGCGGGCAGGCGGGCACGGGACTTGGCGTGGCCAGAACACATTCATCCcggggaaggaagaaaaaccaGCAAAGGTGCGTGCCTCTGGGTTGGGGGACTACATGtaagcttttcttctttccagttGTTAACCTTCTTCAAAGTTTCCATAAACGAGCAACGTTTTACTTTTCTAGTGGAAAAAGAACAACTTTATGCAAAGGCAGCTGCAGAATGTCCCACCCGGCACCAAGAGCACCCATTGAATGCCTTCATTtgggcaaaaaagaaaatttctgcaggtctttatttaaaaaaatacataactgGAGTGCTTTTCATCAAAAATGTCCCCATTTGGGTGGAAAAAAATTTTGGCGATTTCTCTTTTTAGTATTTTCCGTAGGgcttgaatgttttaaaaatgaccagaaagtattttatttcatggTCAGAAAACACATCAAATGGTTTGCACTTTGGAAACTTGgatccccttccttccttccttccttcctcgcttccttcctccctccctcctcccctcccctccccttctctcttctcttctcttctctttctttctttcttgctttcttgctttcttgctttcttgctttctttctttctttttccttcctttcttccttcctttctttctttctttctttctttctttctttctttctttctttctttctttttccttccttccttctttccttcttttcttttctctctctctctttctctctctctctgtctctctctctctctctgtctctctctctctctctccaaagcAAACACTTGGGGCAAAAGCTCCAGATGATccagggctgaggagggagggtgaGAGCAGAGGTGGGAGACGGGAGCAACCCGCAGAGAGCGGATGGCCCTGGGGACGCAGGAGAGGCCGGGTGGGGACCAGTgtgggaggggatgggaggggaccGAGGGGATGGAGGCTCCTGCATCCGCCGGCCCACGGGGCTGGGTCTGTTCTGTGCAGAAGCAGCACCACCTGGTGGCCTCTGCTGGTGACATCAGGCACCTGCCAGTCCTGGGCCTCAGAGAGGGGGACAGAGCCCTGGGTGTGGTCCCCGCGGGGTGGGCAGGACAATGATGGCTGAGCAGGGCGGGGAGTAAGGAGTAGTTCCACCTCAACTCTGTAGGGGGCGAATCAGAGCCTCAGCCAGCAGGTGGCATGGACGGCGCCCACCTAGCCCAGGAGTCCGGAAGCCTGGGTTCCAATCCGGCCACTGTGGGCTGGTGGCTGGCTCTGTTTTATTGTGCAGTTTTCTCCCCTGTGACTCAGGTgcagcagggtggggaggggccgGGTAAGGGGatctgggctgggcctgggggcGTGGTGCCTGTCCTCACCCCTATTCAGGaggcttctcctttctctctccttgcctGACCTCTCTCCAGCTCCATTTTCTGCCTCCCTCATCCTCAGCAGGCCTGGCTGGGGGGTGGTCAGGGCCAAGTCTCTCCAGCTGTGTCCAGCCCTTGGGTGCTCAGGGTAAGAGCTAGGTGGTGGGCGGGGCTCCTCCTGGTCCTGAAAGCATCTGGGTGTGGGGTGAGCGAGGGTCGGTGGGGGTGGGCACCTCCTGGCAGGCCCTGTGGGCGGGGCAAGCCCACTTATAGGAGACCCATGGGCAGGGACTGTCCCCTGGCACCCAGCTCGGCGCCCTCCCCCAGGGCCCTCCGCAGTACCGACCTCAGCGGCTCCCGCTTCCCGGGCTGTCGGCCCAACCCCGAGTAGATGAGGGGCTTGGAGCTGCTGTTGACGCAGGCCAGCAGCGTGGCCAGCGGGGAAAACACGGGCAGCAGGAAGTTCAGCAGGGGCTGCAGGCTCCAGTAGAAGACCGAGGGCAGGCCACAGAAGAAGAGCAGGAGCAGCGCGCCCAGGACGATGCCGTAGAGCCTGGGCCGCGGGCGAGTGGAGCAGCAGGTCACCCAGACAAAGAGGACCACGCCAGCCGTCCAGGCGACGCGGGCCAGCACCAGGAACCAGGTGACGCTGGCCACGTGGTAGCGCGGGCAGACCAGGGGGCACGCGCTGTTGCGCAGCAGGCCGCAGGCGTTGGCGGGCAGCGGCACGGCCGGCAGGGTCGGGGTCCACACCAGGGCGCAGAGGACGGCCGAGGCGTGTCTGGGCCGGCAGCCCTGGTAGCAGGCGGGGAAGAGGTCGGAGAGGCAGCGCTCCACGCTGAAGGCCGCCAGCAGCCAGAGCCCCACCGCGAACCACAGGAAGGTGAGCACGAAGTAGAGTGTGTCCTGGGCGCCCAGGGCAGCCTGAGCCACGGAGAAGCCCACACGGCAGGAGAGGAACAGGAAGTCGGCGGCGGCCAGGTGCAGCAGGTAGATGGAGAAGGGGCCCTTCTTGATGCGGAAGCCGAGGTTCCAGAGCACCAGCCCGTTACCTACCGGTCCCCCGAGGCCCACGATCAGCGTCAGGTAGAAGACCACACTGTCGAAGGTTCTCCAGAGGCCGAACAGCCCAAACATCCTGGCCGGCTCAGAGGGTGCTGGCGAGGGACCTGCAAGATGGAGACAGACATGGTCCTCAGGAGTCTTTTGTGCCCCCGCTGGGGGCACAGGGAGTGGCATCCATGGCCCTGCAGGTGCCCTCTGGGTGCAGCCCCTGGACCACCCTTCCCAGCGGCGGGACCTCAGCCGGGTCTCAGCCCTCTGCACCTCAGGTCAGGCGTGCCTAATGCCTCCCCATACCTGAGGGCAGGCCCTGGGCTCCTGGCAGGGTGGACTAACTTGCtgaaaagatgtccatgtccCTCATGGATGTGGTGAGGGTGATGCTGCACCCTCCACCGTGTGCCAGACAAGGGTCTGCAGACAGAGGGAACGTGCATGGGGAACCCACGTGTGGCGCCTTCCTCTTCCCCCAGAGGTGGGAGCTTCTCCACGGTGGACCCTCATGGGGCTCCCACCTGGTGAGCCTAGACCAGCCTGCTGGCGAAGTCCCCTCCCCGGAGGGTCTCTGGAGGTGTCCAGGGAGGTGCccaaaggcagaggctgcaggtggtctgaggaggagggaggagggaagatgcGGTGTGAGGAGCTGGAGGGAGCCCCCAGCCTTCCCTGTGCACTCCTGGCCTAAGCAGAAGCTGAATCCCGGGGCTCATGCTGCCGGCGGTGCACTCAGGAGGCTGCTCTGAAGCCTCAAGCCAAGAGAGGGGCTTTGGTGATGGTGGCAGGGCCAGGGGGCCTCTCCAGGAGCCACTAACACAAGGGGAGGGGCAGATACAAGTGGCCACTTGCAAGGAGCGAGGCTGAGAGTCCCGAGGATGTTCTCAGAGTGCGAGAGAGATTGGCCACCGGAAGCTGCGCTGAAAGGCAGAGGGTCTCAGAGCAGCCCTTCCCTTTCCAGCcatccctcctcccccaggatcCACATGGGTCATGTTCTTAGTCCTGGGAGATGCATCAGGACCAGGCTCAGCAGTGGCGGCGTCAGCGGTGAGAGACacgggagagagaagagagatagagagagacagagagacagggagagacagagatgtaGACAGACattgagagacagagacagagagacagagacagagagctacagagagatagagacagagatagacacagagaaacagagatgagacagactgtgtgtgtgtgagagagagagagacagacagagagagagccatCAAGCCGCCAACACACACCTGGAGCCCTCCCTGTCACATCTTTGCCTGGGCTGTGTCCCCTGCCCAGACAGCCCTGAATACCTCTCCCCTGACCCAGGTCCCACCCTACTTCAAGGTTTTGCTCCTTCTCAGGGGCCTGCAACCCCCTGCAGCTTCCTCCGACCCCCGTGAGCCCCCTGCCTCATGGCTGAGCATCCCCCGGCACCTTCTTTGTGCTTGTCATTGCCCCTAGTCAGGGGTTGGGGAGTGCGGCTCGGGCCTTGGCTCCTGTGCCTTGCCATGGCCGGGCACACGGTGATGGTGGCCTGTCCTCCGAGCCCAACCAGGGGCAGTGGGAGACCTCGGCCGGGCCCTGGCTTGTGGTGGTGAGTGTGGtgactgggggtggggtggtggggtggaAACACacctcccctctctgagcctcaatttcctcaaggAGGAAACCAGACTCTCCTGGCTGTGCTCTGGCTCTGGCTCAGAGTCTGAGGCTGGGGGTGAGGCCGGCGCTCAGGCCCCCCATGCTGGGGTGAGGTTAGGCTCTATTCCTGGAGAGAGAGTTACAGAGAGGAGTGGCCCGGCGGCAGGAGGGGGCATCTTCATTGTTATCAGAACAGGTTCACCTGCTCGGCCCGCTCCAGCGACGCCCTTGAGCTCTGGTGTCCACACATTTCAACTTAGCCGGAATTCCCACCCGCATCCCGCCCTGCCTTCCCTTCCCAAAGGAAATCCAAACATCCCAGCCAGCCCCATCCACCGGGGAGCCAGGCTGAGAGCAGGGGCCACTGcggagggcaggggagggtgcCAGTGCCTCACCTGGGGGGTGCAGTGGGGGCAGGCGGAGCCTTCTCACCTGTGACGAGGCTGCCCCCAGCTCTCTCAGGCCCTTCTGTGCTCAGACCAGCGCTCATTGCCTGGAGGCTCCTCCCGGTCCCTAAATCCTTTCATGTCCTCTGGGACCCAGCTGGCTGGACGGAGGGCACCCGGCCAGTTCCCTAGAAGTGACAGGGTGTGGCACTGTTCACAGAAATTGCAGGAATGagctaaaacaaaaagttgtCAGTGTGGGCaggcctttccttcctcctcagcccctCTGGCAGGGGAACTGAAGGCACCAGGTCAGTGCTTTCCACCCGCTCCCACCTCACCTGGTGcatggaggggagggagaaggagaatgGAGACCCTCTGTGCCCAGTGAGGCTGGGCCACCTTCCGGGTACTCCACTGATGTTGGGCTGCTCCTGCTAGTCTTTGGTTGGCTGTGGGCACAGGGGGCCTAGAACTGTGGACAGgggcctggctgtgtggccttgagagAATAacccaacctctctgtgccttggtttcccccTCTCACTGGACTGACCGTTTATGGACAGCTCGAAGCCTGGGTTCCCAGGCTTGGGACTGGCTCTCCTAATGTGTCAGCCGACCACTGCGTCTGTGGGTGGTCTGCAGGGGCGGCCCCCACCCCTTCCTAAGGAGACCCCCTCACTGTCCATCTGTTTGCCTCAGAGCCTGGGCTCCCAGCCGTTGACGGATTGTTTTCCGCATTTTGCTCTGCAGAACACTGGACAGTAAGATGTTCTTGATAAGAGAGTTTTTCCTTCCACGGACTGCGTTCCGCAGCTCCTGGGTGGGGTGCAGAGTGTGTCAGCTCAAGCCAGAAATTCGGTCGTAAAGATGCTGTTTCTCTTCACGTTTCTCAAATGGACTTGGCTTCGGAAATCACTTCTGCAACACAAACCAGCAGCCTGTGCAGCTCTGGGCGGGGGCATGCCGGCTACCCAGCTCCCGGCATTGTTGCACATGGCTTTGAAACGCACGGCACAGCTCGTGTGGCCCAGGGGcacctcctgccaccctgcctgctGCCTCCACCCCAGATGCCGGTCCTCGCTGCTCTCCGGGACCTCTCCCGGCGTGGCTCCACCTCCTCCTCGAGGTCACCGTCCAGGCCTGTTTCAACTAGCGCCTCCAAGCCTTGCTTACCTGCCTCCTGTTTGGGTGAAACTTGGAGCATCTCTATTAACTTAGTTGGTAGCTCCGGTCACCTGCAGTCACCAGGGGCCCAGAGGGACGCACAGAGGGAGACCGGCTGCCTGGGTCCCTCCTGGCTGCCTCACCATCAGGGGCGGGATGAGGAGCTCAGCCTCAGCCACAGTGCGCAAGGTGAAGAGTTTTGATCCCTCGTACATCCTCGAGCCAGGCAGGGCGCCCGGCTTCTATCCCAGGTAGCAGAGTCTCCTATCCCAGGTCTCCGACGGCGACCGCAACCCTTTGCCCGTGGAGGACTTCCCCTGTCTAAGGGCCATTGGGAGTGGGATGGCCTAATTTCTGGGGTCGCTTTCTATTGGGCACTTCAAACAGTGCTGGGCAAGGGCAGTCGTTTGAGGCAGCTTGGAGTGAAGTTCTTAGGGAGGAGGTCCTGCGCAGCTCGGCCAGCCCCGGTCAGGCCCAGGCAGCCACCAACCCTGGTTTCTCCAtcacccctgacccctcccacAGCCCCTTCTCGTGTTTGCCCACCGTCTAGGCCATGCTTCCACTTTCTCACCTGGCTGGGTATCCCCTATGGGGCACGGGTGTCGGCCCCGCCGAGGCTGGGCTTTGGTCTGTCTTGTTCTCTCTGGGAGGGGTCTGGTGCGGGTGGAATACGTGGAGGGAGCCTCCGTGGGGGGAGCAACTGCTCCCGGTGTTGCAAGGAGGACAGAGCCAATGCCCGCCCCATCGTGTCATGGCCGACGGTGGCCTCAGAAGATGTGTCCACGTCCCCAGTCGCTGGAAGCTGTGCACGAGCTCTTCCTGGAGAAAAGGCCCTTGGCAGATACAAGGATTTTGAGATGAGCTCGTCCTGGAGTATCTGtgtgggccctaaatgcaatgaCAAGTGTCCCTAtacaggaaaggagaggagggacACTGGAGAGCAGGGGGAGGCCACGTGAGGTTGGAGGCCAGCAGGGGTTACACAGCCACAGGCCAAGGAGGGCcagagccaccagaagctgaaagagatGAGGAAGCACCTTCCCCTGGAGCCCTCAGGGAGCGCGGCCCTGCTgccaccttgatctcagacttctgtcCTCTGTAACCAAGGGAATAAAGTCCTGCTGTGTGAAGCCATCCGGTTGTGGTTATTTGTTCCGGCTGCTGCAAGAAACGACTGCAAAGCAGGTGGCACACTGGTACCGTTTAGGTGAGCGCTCTGCGTGAGTGCGTGCTGCTCCACTGGGCCTCAGGTGGTGCCGGTGCCATTCTAGGAGAGCGCTCTGAGTGAGTGCCGGCCACTCCACCCAGCCTCCCACGCGCCCCCACAGCGCCGTCTGAGACGGCGACCTTGTCATCCTTGCctgcagatggggaaaccaagacGTCGGAAACTTAAATTGCTCGTCCAGGTGGTGCAGACGCCCAGGTGTGGTTTGTCTGAACACAGCTGTCCTGAGCTTGTCTGATGGTTTGAGCTGCGGGCTGGGGCTGCGTGGCGACTGTGCAGCTCACCCTACAGCAGCTCTGTGGCCCTGGGCAGTGTCCTAGTCTGAAAGTGTGGGCAATGATTTTATCACCTCGGATGTGTTGTGGGGACTCAGTGGTGATCTATGTGGGGGCTGGCTGGGGGCCACTGAAGAGGCAGGAACAGTGCAGGATTCAGCCGGTTCGCCAGGAACCCGTCTCCATTCACGTGGTTTCCATGCCACCACCATCCTATCTGACCGCAGCCCAAGGGAGAACACAGGATTTCCCAGGTCCCCCAGGTCAGATGGAGAGTGGGGACTGAGTGTCCAGCAGGGTCCTGCGCACCCTCACCCCCATCTGTCTTCAGAGGAGCTCGACAGCGGGAGTGCTTTAAtataggcattattattattattattcagataGGTGAGGCCGCCAGGTCAGGAGATGCTGCCGTTGAAGAGATGGTTGCTAACTCATAGCTCccaggaggaggggagggtgACCCCATGGGGCCACATAGGGCAGTACTGGgttggtcaggaggcagagggagaggggagggggaatgTGGATGGGAGCGTCCTCATAGTTTCTGGAGGAAGGAGTGGATGAGGCAGCCAGTATAAGTGGGTTTAGGGTTGGCAGCTGGAACAATTTCAGAGCTCTGGGTCCTAGAGCCTGTCCCTGGTGGTCTGGAATCTGGCCCTGGGGTGATGAGGGCAGGGATAGTGGCTGGGAGTGTGGGAGCTGGatagaggaggggctgggggtgggtctGCATTTGAAAGGTGAGCTCATGAAGGCGTTGTCACTCTCTAGCAATTGACTGACCCTGGGAAGGGCCGTCTCTTGGGGTCTGCAAGGCCCCAGATGCCAAAGCTTCAGAACACAGAAAAGAAGATCCGGGTGGAACAGGGAGTACCAGGAGCTGTGGAGGCTGGTGGACTGGACCTGAGGCTGccctccttctgcctccctccctccttcctcccaggTCGGAGTCTTGCGTGGCCTGGAGCTAGGGGCTCTCACAGGGCTGCTGCTCCCTCCTTCCACCAGGGGACAGAGGATTCCGGGCTGGGAGCACCCAGCTTAGAAACCAGAGACCCTCGGTGGCGGCCAACACTGGGCTCTGCTGTGTCCGGCGGTGGCTTCTGCCCGGCCCTCTCAGTCTCTCGAAGCCTCAGTTTTCCGCGGGTTACTTGGGAAGTTCATGTGACATTATGCATGTTACATGTGTGACCCAGCACCCAAGGCAGAGTAATGACTCGGAACGCACTGGCTCTGCTGCTAGTGAGATCCAATAGCTAAAAGAAAATCACCCCTTCATTAGAATAACCAGGTCTGACACGCTTCAGTGGCCACAcatgggggtggtggggaagcGGGAGGCGGAATGGACAGGAAACCCCATGACCTTGGGAGCTGCCAGGAGCAGCCTCTCTCCAGCTGGGCATCATGCGGGCACCGTCAGGGGGGATGGGGTGTGTTTCAGAGGAAAAGCATCAGGGCTGTGGAAGAATTGCGCGCTTTCATGAGAACAACAAAACTAAAGCCGTGGTCATGTTTTAAGtgtgatgtttggttttatttttccagcGTGTGAGCTAATGAACTAGCTGAGGAGTGAGCCTGCCTCTCCCCGTGAAGACGCCATGCAGCGCAGGCTGATTTACAGACTCGTACCCGGGCGCTGGGGAGGGGATAGGGAAGCTGGCCGCAGGCCTGTCTCCGCTCCTGTCCTCACACACACAGTCCTCACCCACAGCCTCCCTGGGCCCTGAGGACGGAGCGGGTTACACAGGCTCCCTGGAATGTTGGCTGCCCCCAGGAGTAGCCGCCTGTTCTTGGGAATTCTGTGCTGACCGCGGCAGCCCCGCAGGGGCCCGGGGTTGCGGGTGGATGGGGTGGGCTGGGCACTGACCGAGGAGCTTTGCCTGCGACCCAGGTGGAGGTGGCCTTTGAGCAGTGAGGCCCCAGGGTCCTGCAGGGTGGGGTCTAGGGCAGCCAGGGGTCCCTGGTGGGGCCTTGTGGCTCTGGGGGCAGAAGAGGAGGTGCAGCGGGGGAGGTCAGAGGAGGCGCAGgctgggcaggggcaggtgggagCCTGGACGGAAGCTCAGCCTCCAGTTTGGAGGCCAGCCCACATGGTCCTAATGTCCTGAGGGCTCAAGGACCACAGAACTGGAGGCCAAGCTGGCACATCTGGGGCCAAGGGGATACCCCACCAGCATCCTGGGCCATCAGGCCATATACCTGCTGCCACAGCAGCTACTAGAGTGGGGACGAGCTGGGCCCAGTTTCCATGGAGACCTCAGATGAGGCCACATTTCCCGGACTCCTCGAGAAGGGGCTAATAAGGAGGAATCTAGAGCCACTCCAATCCCCTGGATGCTGAGAGCAGGCTCTCTGGGAAGAAGTGAGCATTCTAAGGGTCCGCAATCTCTCTGAACCCTTATGCAGCAAAGGGGTCTGCGTGGGGATGGGGCCAGGGTTGGGGGAGCCAGTGTGGGGCTGAGGACACCTGAGCCAGCCCTGGTCCAGTGAGGCGGAGCGTGTGGCGTGGGAGGGTGGTGCTGGGAGTCACCTTCTGGCTTTGCAGCTTTCCTGTGGTCCTGAACGGCCACATAGCCCCTCGGAGCCTTGGTGGCTCATCTGCAGAGTGGGAGCACCTTCCTACATTATTACGAGGATTCCCCGGGAACACGTCCACGGT from Homo sapiens chromosome 11, GRCh38.p14 Primary Assembly encodes:
- the MRGPRG gene encoding mas-related G-protein coupled receptor member G; this translates as MFGLFGLWRTFDSVVFYLTLIVGLGGPVGNGLVLWNLGFRIKKGPFSIYLLHLAAADFLFLSCRVGFSVAQAALGAQDTLYFVLTFLWFAVGLWLLAAFSVERCLSDLFPACYQGCRPRHASAVLCALVWTPTLPAVPLPANACGLLRNSACPLVCPRYHVASVTWFLVLARVAWTAGVVLFVWVTCCSTRPRPRLYGIVLGALLLLFFCGLPSVFYWSLQPLLNFLLPVFSPLATLLACVNSSSKPLIYSGLGRQPGKREPLRSVLRRALGEGAELGARGQSLPMGLL